The Planctomycetaceae bacterium DNA window GCGAAATTGAGAGTACGCAAACAACAATAATCGGCATCGCCCGCAGAATTTTCCCCATTACACCGCCTGTGTACGCAAGCGGCACAAATGCTATAACCGTAGTAAACACAGACAGAAAAACCGGAATAGCCATTTCTTTTACACCCAGCACGGCCGAGTCAGTAATTGGCAGCCCTTTTTGTTTCAGCGCGAAAATATTTTCACCGACTACGATTGCGTCATCTACGACAATGCCTACAACCAGAATAAACGCGTAAAGCGTCATCATATTGATAGTCATATCCCACATGGGCATAAGCCAGAATGCGCCGAGAAAACTTGTTGGTATTCCCCAGGTAATCCAAAACGCCAGCCGAAAATCGAGGAACAGCAGCAGACATATAAAAACAAGAATGAGACTGGAAATACCGTTATTTAGCAGCAGACTCATTCTTGATTTTAAAATAATTGTATCATCTTCCCACATCGCAAGTTCGATGCCCTTCGGCAGCGAGTTTTTTTTCTGCTCAATATAAGTTTTAACCGCTTTGGCGACATCCAGAACATTTTGTTTGCCGATTCTTCCGACCTGAATTTGAACCGCGCGTTTGCCGTCAAAGCGGCAGAATAAATCTGTATCCTCGAAAGCGTCGCGTATTTGTGCAATGTCGCCGAGTCTGATTTTCGTGCCGTCGTTTCTGCTCAACAGAACTATGTCGGCAAATTCTTCGCCGTGATATTTCTGTCCTTCTGTCCGCACAAGAATTTCGCCGCCCTGTGTTTTAATTGAACCTGCCGGGATGTCGATGGAAGACGAGCCGACGATTTTTGCCACTTTGTCGAAGCTCAATCCGTATCGCCGCATCGCCTCTTCGGATACTTCTATCGCGATTTCATAAGGCCGAACACCCCAGATGCTGACCTGACTTATTTCTTCCATCGTGGTTAAATCATCCCGTATTTGCTCGGCAAGATGTTTTAAGGTTTTTTCCGTCGCTTCGCCGAATAACACAATGGAAATTACTTTATGCGTTGTTTTCATTTCCGAGATAACCGGTTTTTCTGTTTCGACAGGAAAAGTTGTAATTCTGTCAACCGCGGCTTTGACATCGTCGAGAACTTCCTGAACGTCGGAATATTCTTCAACCTCAATGATTGTGCTGGCCGAGTTTTCGGAAGCGGTTGAAAGAACACGTTTAACGCCTTCGATTCCGTAGACAGCTTCCTCGACGCGAAGAACAACACCCTGCTCGACGTCTGCCGGCGTAGCGCCTCTGTACGGAACAGTGATTGATATTCGGTCGAGAGAAATTTCCGGAAAGACTTCAGTATTAATATTGAGAGCAGACAAAAATCCGCCGACCATTACAAACATCATCAGCAGATTTGCTGCGACGTGATTTGTCGCGAACCACGCGAGAATTCCTTTGTGTTCGACTTTATTTGTATTCGATTCGTTCATTTATTTTCCGAGCTTATGCGGATTTTCATTCCGTCAACGACAGCGTTAACGCTTCCGGTAACGATTTCGATTGCGTCATTGCTTCCGGTCTTAATGTAAGCGTATTCCTCATCGGCACGCACGATTTCCACCGGCATAATACTTAAAACATCATCTTCCACTGTCCATATTTCTTCGCCGTTTCTAATCCAGTCTCTTTTGATTGCGAATGCGTTTTTGAAAGTTTTGCCTTTGATGCCGATGGTGACAAATGTGCCGGGCAAAAGGGCGTCTTTGATTGCGCCGTCTTCGTCGATATGATTTGCGACTTCAACTACGACATGAACAAGTCTGGAAAATTCATCGACCTGTCCTGTTGTGCGTTTCACCTGTCCGTTAAAAACTCTTGCCGCTCCGGCGAAATCGGCTTTCACCTCGGCGATGCTGCCGGGCATATCGAACCACGCAAGCTCACCATCTTCCAGCGGGACTTCTATTTCAACTGCGTCGGTTCCGTACGCGCTGCCGACCGATTGGCCCGCGGCGATGTACTGACCCAAATCAACTTTTTTTTCCGTTACGCAAGTATCAATCGGAAGCGTAATACTGGTGCGTTCAAGATTTAGTTTCGCTTTCGACAGGGCGGCTTTTGTCGAATCCAGCATTGCCTGCGCCTGCTTTATTTGCGGCTCTCGAAGAACAAGCATCGAATTCGGCTC harbors:
- a CDS encoding efflux RND transporter periplasmic adaptor subunit; translated protein: MDKEKLKNAQQRLLQQLKIKSEQFTNFRKRHRQFTISAIVIIAGVLLTIIMIAIKKSPAKESYPEVAPLVKTSIVSPRNIEMVINGYGTVKPKSQVQIVPQVAGKVVLLNPLFRAGGVIKAGQELFRIEPKDYELAVEQAQANVAEAEVKLDIEKSEAAVAKREWHQINPDSEPNSMLVLREPQIKQAQAMLDSTKAALSKAKLNLERTSITLPIDTCVTEKKVDLGQYIAAGQSVGSAYGTDAVEIEVPLEDGELAWFDMPGSIAEVKADFAGAARVFNGQVKRTTGQVDEFSRLVHVVVEVANHIDEDGAIKDALLPGTFVTIGIKGKTFKNAFAIKRDWIRNGEEIWTVEDDVLSIMPVEIVRADEEYAYIKTGSNDAIEIVTGSVNAVVDGMKIRISSENK